A DNA window from Seriola aureovittata isolate HTS-2021-v1 ecotype China chromosome 8, ASM2101889v1, whole genome shotgun sequence contains the following coding sequences:
- the LOC130173072 gene encoding polyadenylate-binding protein-interacting protein 2-like — protein sequence MKDPSLSNVSAPNMTISNEVILSSQFSSDDNNPFAEYMWMENEEEFNRQVEEELWEEEFIERCFQEMLEEEEQWEWFIPSRDLPPQSVSQLQEQISLLVLDEDEDADLDVVMNSSLNPNAKEFTPGIQKHIM from the exons ATGAAAGACCCGAGTCTCAGCAACGTCTCAGCCCCGAACATGACGATCAGCAACGAGGTGATCCTGAGCAGCCAGTTCAGCTCCGACGACAACAACCCGTTCGCCGAGTACATGTGGATGGAGAACGAGGAGGAGTTCAACAGGCAG gtggaggaggagctgtgggaGGAGGAGTTCATCGAGCGTTGTTTCCAGGagatgctggaggaggaggagcagtgggAGTGGTTCATCCCGTCCAGAGACCTCCCCCCTCAGAGCGTCAGTCAGCTGCAGGAGCAGATCAGTCTGCTGGTCCTGGACGAGGACGAGGACGCAGACCTCGACGTCGTG aTGAACAGCAGTCTCAACCCCAACGCCAAGGAATTCACCCCAGGCATCCAGAAACACATCATGTGA
- the LOC130173560 gene encoding neoverrucotoxin subunit alpha-like isoform X1, whose product MVSISLSGCLVTEEGCASLASALTSNPSHLRELDLSYNHPGDSGVKLLSAGLEDPHWRLETLRAEPGGVPWLTPGLRKYSCELTIDTNTVHRQIKLSDNNRKVTHVVEDQSYPDHPDRFDLRPQLLCSTGLTGRCYWEVEWRGGVHISVSYRGISRKGDSKDCVFGWNDQSWSLSCSNDGCYFVRHNEEKTRLLSSSSSSSSSSSSSSSSSSPSSSSSSSSSSSSSSSSSSSNRVAVYVDCPAGSLSFYRVSSDSLIHLHTFNTTFTEPLYPGFGLWYHGSVSSVCLL is encoded by the exons ATGGTGTCAATCAG tctgtcaggatgtctggtcacagaggaaggctgtgcttctctggcctcagctctgacatccaacccctcccatctgagagagctggacctgagctacaatcatccaggagactcaggagtgaagctgctgtctgctggactggaggatccacactggagactggagactctcag gGCGGAGCCTGGTGGAGTCCCATGGTTGACTCCAGGTCTgaggaagt attcctgtgaactcacaatcgacacaaacacagttcacAGACAGatcaaactgtctgacaacaacaggaaggtgaCACATGTGGTGGAGGATCAGTCATATCCTGATCATCCAGACAGATTTGACCTTCgacctcagctgctgtgttcaactggtctgactggtcgctgttactgggaggtcgagtggagaggaggggttCATATATCAGTGAGTTACAGAGGAATCAGCAGGAAAGGAGACAGTAAagactgtgtgtttggatgGAACGATCAGTCCTGGAGTCTGAGCTGCTCTAATGATGGTTGTTACTTTGTCCGGcacaatgaggaaaaaacacgcctcctctcctcttcctcttcctcttcctcctcctcctcctcctcttcctcctcctcctccccctcctcctcctcctcctcctcctcctcctcttcctcctcctcctcctcctcctcctctaacagagtagcagtgtatgtggactgtcctgctggctctctgtccttctacagagtctcctctgactcactgatccacctccacaccttcaacaccaccTTCACTGAACCTCTGTATCCTGGGTTTGGACTCTGGTATCATGGGtctgtttcttctgtgtgtctgttgtag
- the LOC130173560 gene encoding neoverrucotoxin subunit alpha-like isoform X2: protein MSMSACWSDPPPPFRAEPGGVPWLTPGLRKYSCELTIDTNTVHRQIKLSDNNRKVTHVVEDQSYPDHPDRFDLRPQLLCSTGLTGRCYWEVEWRGGVHISVSYRGISRKGDSKDCVFGWNDQSWSLSCSNDGCYFVRHNEEKTRLLSSSSSSSSSSSSSSSSSSPSSSSSSSSSSSSSSSSSSSNRVAVYVDCPAGSLSFYRVSSDSLIHLHTFNTTFTEPLYPGFGLWYHGSVSSVCLL, encoded by the exons ATGTCCATGTCTGCATGCTGGtctgacccccctcctcctttcaggGCGGAGCCTGGTGGAGTCCCATGGTTGACTCCAGGTCTgaggaagt attcctgtgaactcacaatcgacacaaacacagttcacAGACAGatcaaactgtctgacaacaacaggaaggtgaCACATGTGGTGGAGGATCAGTCATATCCTGATCATCCAGACAGATTTGACCTTCgacctcagctgctgtgttcaactggtctgactggtcgctgttactgggaggtcgagtggagaggaggggttCATATATCAGTGAGTTACAGAGGAATCAGCAGGAAAGGAGACAGTAAagactgtgtgtttggatgGAACGATCAGTCCTGGAGTCTGAGCTGCTCTAATGATGGTTGTTACTTTGTCCGGcacaatgaggaaaaaacacgcctcctctcctcttcctcttcctcttcctcctcctcctcctcctcttcctcctcctcctccccctcctcctcctcctcctcctcctcctcctcttcctcctcctcctcctcctcctcctctaacagagtagcagtgtatgtggactgtcctgctggctctctgtccttctacagagtctcctctgactcactgatccacctccacaccttcaacaccaccTTCACTGAACCTCTGTATCCTGGGTTTGGACTCTGGTATCATGGGtctgtttcttctgtgtgtctgttgtag